Proteins from a genomic interval of Ictalurus furcatus strain D&B chromosome 2, Billie_1.0, whole genome shotgun sequence:
- the wizb gene encoding protein Wiz codes for MDPDVGPLPDMDPHDPTSIRELSESPSLLSNSLMAGLSQDGDLERDDEDVNLLHKSGFYGNSERKHRSSAFSSSLTWDSDSEKETFDEEELQHFSNPHGLAAHSPGSPTCEQEQDKLDCGVYRTPDKPKKIVLDKNLSSSLDAQGQDRDACSHAETVQSSTQQCVENDKVGRVSDHAGPLFSDTKSKGAYQKEEEKEKGFDQKKKEIKRVPERDVYTFPGDSDPESPPPGPWAHCTFIQRRRKKRALLRPFSGLNPWQSTPGTGRKTRVNPSRAKECSKFVNEKDGVFEFKEEEEEKVQDTEQSLEARGELCQEIFTCVECSIYFKKAAHLREHMREHGQDSGSKGQCGEDNARRRRAKKCGFECMECGQNFADRLVLLDHHRRHQESRHKILEEMGKLKEGGKRASRRNSRKSATKESLATCGQFVCLKCNYSSDVPQELADHAKTHTTRTRAGRPCVSPRFQQKSCRKGWTRLTGNATSTTVVSDRYPTRASVQMGASKPEVDHFQSKDCDPQSENKTDVFPGPSQNHTVSLNPAEPTDKPELESAQTEAAPLESPSLQEESGSAEVGLGEENVSKLQSPEPLLTNTKAETQQKVVVSKGTGNRRSKRVVRRVIGRTRASSRLDPQSTDTSDTKTHMQNTEETTELSQQASVLPDPEGDLMLANKTGVETSALALDLNTSPPPKTSEDSKEETNEETPPDTEKDEYSKNTTDEKDNDNNDLDDDDGKDNDNNDLDDDDGKDNENNDLGDDGKDNDNNDLDDDDDEKDNDNNDLDDDDDDDDDDEDDGGNDQNDNASEEDEDVVNHLLDVLTEDEEDEEGILLKTVEKKCPYCQDCFDNGIGLANHIRGHLNRVGVSYKVRHFISPEEVNAIEKKFSYQKKKKKVANFDPTTFSVMRCEFCSAGFDTRAGLSSHARAHLRDFGITNWEVTASPINVLRELFSKRPDLALSITPAFNPETQDKKPCKEEEEESMLVNDEESGTSEPVLQIPVSPTQPWRESQNDGEADGGNNKAVAEEKVQLQDDFNSSPGSNSSTAAGENEPKGSSLLKCEVCCALFETRRGLSSHARSHLRQLGVGVSESSGAPIDLLYQITKERATDSHLPASPPSHSPTPPPKNTHHHAFCIPMPSPSRSAEFEDEPQDIKPLSLLRSVAKSPPSPSNPSPSGLRPSSPFGRSPSPSHSLSASPSPVLRKAPISSLLPVSSPLRSLEHRSMSRAHNSALSTASSRPLWAPQETEAPLNLTMDMDSNTDIICKLCGAWFETRKGLSSHARAHLRHFGVEYSESKGSPIDLLNTLILTDDFKRRATSFRSDSPEDLRVHGHSVAPPSPSTSTPTSVSKRPFLPNSVLLKNTSLKSGVGSKATSSSSSSSTHTLLSPPTKKLKPSQQVFRLSGRELMSIPQAEPMKDVCCEFCGELFENRKGLSSHARSHLRQLGITEWSVNGSPIDTLRDLITRRGLPCVMPLKPLKSSSSSPSPGPPRTSHQYSSPPGGVHSRQAFSFTQHQPAKMAVSAPVTNTSPTVLMVKPKPEPEQVEVTVTGGGREGYSSESLHPSWMSSDNGHPINLLMTQEREPSRDIRCEFCGEYFENRKGLSSHARSHLRHMGITEWSVNGSPIDTLWEIMRNQGTTPASVVLGVKEEPGQESSSPWDSQGYQSSRVSPKAPINLHHSSSRLHKRGFGPTGLSATPPAGKFLGMKPIGKRLLGTEGHLGQRCPPVQSKTFSTPPQDFSFKGRMSTDKYGVGRIDASCELCGFAFENRKALASHARAHLRQFGVTEWSVNGSPIETLSAWMRSRPQTVAELHRSYLSDGHVAQKKKQSSAQWGSQTLSQGRTVERQFMSSSWSSLSRAVEVKNRNGTSFHHGISTQDRGHHSSSATPHAQVARSELNVRVTRGIERRPLKHPSHADGGERESCPPKPPRTSTVPALVPKPPSTPLVKLVGKIYSLKCRFCDVEFHGPLSVQEDWIRHLQQHILKLDYNKPAPTAINTPAKSDMAVPEKQASATTSTSITTTAPTPTSATSLNPTSTPCPPVSTPTLTPTSTPTLTAPTLASPRIPTKAEQEVDTPAT; via the exons gCAGGATTGTCCCAAGATGGTGATCTGGAGAGGGATGATGAAGATGTAAACCTCCTCCACAAAAGTGGATTTTATGGGAACAGCGAGAGAAAACACAGGTCCTCAGCCTTCTCCTCATCTCTAACATGGGACTCAGACTCTGAGAAAGAAACATTTGATG AAGAGGAACTTCAGCACTTTTCTAATCCTCATGGCCTTGCTGCTCACAGTCCAGGAAGTCCCACCTGTGAACAGGAGCAAGACAA ACTTGACTGTGGAGTTTACCGAACACCTGACAAGCCCAAGAAAATAGTGTTAGACAAAAACTTGTCTAGTTCTTTGGATGCACAAGGTCAAGACAGAGATGCATGCAGCCATGCAGAGACCGTACAGTCCAGCACTCAGCAATGTG TAGAAAACGATAAAGTTGGACGTGTATCGGATCACGCTGGGCCACTTTTCTCAGACACAAAATCAAAAGGGGCATAccaaaaagaggaagagaaggagaaagggtTTGatcagaagaagaaggaaataaAGAGGGTTCCCGAAAGAGATGTATATACCTTCCCAGGTGATTCAGATCCAGAAAGTCCACCACCAGGTCCCTGGGCACACTGCACCTTCATCCAGCGTAGGAGAAAGAAGAGAGCCTTACTGAGACCTTTTTCTGGACTAAATCCTTGGCAGAGCACACCAGGTACAGGCAGGAAGACCAGAGTAAATCCCTCCAGGGCAAAAGAGTGCAGTAAATTTGTGAACGAAAAGGATGGTGTGTTTgaatttaaagaggaagaggaagagaaggttCAAGACACGGAGCAGTCACTGGAAGCCAGAGGAGAACTTTGCCAAGAGATTTTCACCTGTGTTGAATGTAGCATATACTTtaaaaaagcagcacatctaAGGGAACACATGAGAGAACATGGCCAAGACAGTGGGAGTAAGGGACAGTGTGGAGAAGATAATGCAAGGAGGAGGCGTGCCAAGAAGTGTGGCTTTGAGTGTATGGAATGTGGACAGAATTTCGCTGATAGGCTGGTGCTGTTGGACCATCACAGACGCCACCAGGAGTCACGGCACAAGATCTTGGAGGAGATGGGAAAGCtgaaggagggagggaagagAGCAAGTCGCAGAAATTCCAGGAAGTCAGCCACTAAAGAGTCCTTGGCCACTTGTGGCCAGTTTGTTTGTCTCAAGTGCAACTATAGCTCTGATGTGCCTCAAGAGCTTGCAGATCATGCCAAGACACATACAACTCGAACCAGGGCTGGTAGGCCTTGTGTCTCACCCCGCTTCCAGCAAAAATCCTGCAGAAAAGGATGGACACGGTTGACTGGTAATGCCACATCGACTACAGTGGTTAGTGATAGGTACCCCACCAGAGCTTCTGTGCAAATGGGGGCAAGTAAGCCTGAAGTTGACCATTTTCAGTCCAAAGACTGTGATCCACAGAGTGAGAATAAGACTGATGTCTTTCCAGGACCTAGCCAGAATCACACAGTATCTTTAAATCCAGCAGAACCCACAGATAAGCCAGAATTAGAAAGTGCTCAGACTGAAGCTGCTCCCCTTGAAAGTCCAAGCCTACAGGAGGAGTCTGGATCTGCTGAGGTTGGGCTTGGAGAAGAGAATGTCTCAAAGCTCCAATCTCCTGAGCCTTTACTTACAAACACAAAGGCTGAAAcacagcaaaaggttgttgtaTCCAAGGGCACAGGAAATCGACGCTCAAAACGAGTTGTGAGGCGTGTAATAGGAAGAACACGAGCAAGTAGCAGACTGGATCCCCAGTCTACTGATACTAGTGATACAAAAACCCATATGCAAAACACTGAGGAAACAACAGAGCTGAGCCAACAAGCATCTGTACTGCCTGATCCAGAGGGTGATCTAATGCTGGCCAACAAAACAG GAGTTGAAACATCTGCTCTAGCTTTAGACCTCAACACCTCTCCTCCACCAAAGACCAGTGAGGACTCCAAAGAAGAGACAAATGAAGAGACCCCACCTGACACCGAAAAGGATGAATATAGCAAAAACACCACTGATGAGAaggataatgataataatgatcttgatgatgatgatggaaaagataatgataataatgatcttgatgatgatgatggaaaagataatgaaaataatgatcTTGGTGATGATGGAAAAGATAATGACAATAATGatcttgatgatgatgatgatgaaaaagaTAATGATAACAATGatcttgatgatgatgatgatgatgatgacgatgacgaagACGATGGGGGTAACGATCAGAACGATAATGCCAGTGAAGAGGATGAGGATGTTGTCAACCATCTACTCGATGTCTTAACTgaagatgaggaagatgaagagggaATTTTGTTGAAGACTGTAGAAAAGAAATGTCCCTACTGCCAAGACTGTTTTGATAATGGAATTGGACTGGCCAATCATATTAGGGGTCACCTGAACAGAGTTGGAGTCAGTTACAAGGTTAGACACTTCATATCCCCAGAAGAAGTTAATGCCATTGAGAAGAAGTTCTCCtaccaaaaaaagaagaaaaaag TTGCCAACTTTGACCCAACAACCTTCAGTGTGATGCGCTGTGAGTTCTGCAGCGCTGGCTTTGACACCAGGGCCGGCCTTTCCAGTCATGCCCGTGCACACCTACGAGACTTTGGCATAACCAACTGGGAGGTCACTGCTTCGCCTATTAACGTCCTCCGTGAACTCTTCTCTAAGCGGCCTGACCTTGCTTTATCCATTACCCCTGCTTTTAACCCTGAGACACAAGACAAGAAACcatgtaaagaagaagaagaggagtcCATGTTAGTAAATGATGAAGAAAGTGGAACTTCAGAACCAGTGCTGCAGATACCTGTATCTCCAACTCAGCCTTGGAGAGAGAGCCAGAATGATGGTGAAGCTGATG GTGGGAACAACAAGGCGGTGGCAGAGGAAAAAGTTCAACTGCAAGATGACTTTAACTCCAGCCCGGGATCAAACAGTTCAACTGCTGCAGGAGAGAACGAGCCAAAAG GCTCCAGTTTGCTGAAGTGTGAGGTCTGCTGTGCCCTATTTGAGACACGGCGAGGTCTATCCAGCCATGCTCGCTCTCATCTGCGCCAGCTAGGTGTGGGCGTGTCTGAAAGCAGTGGTGCACCCATAGATCTCCTCTACCAGATAACCAAGGAGCGGGCCACTGACTCCCACTTACCTGCCTCACCCCCATCACActcaccaacaccaccacccaAAAACACTCACCATCATGCTTTCTGCATTCCTATGCCAAGCCCCAGCAGGAGTGCAGAGTTTGAAGACGAACCACAAGACATTAAGCCCCTCTCACTTCTGCGTAGTGTAGCAAAATCTCCCCCTTCCCCAAGCAACCCCTCACCTTCTGGCTTGCGGCCATCCTCTCCATTTGGGAGGTCTCCATCcccctctcattctctgtctgcTTCCCCATCCCCAGTGCTGAGGAAGGCCCCCATCTCCTCATTGCTGCCCGTGTCTTCCCCTCTGCGCTCTCTTGAGCACAGGTCTATGTCAAGGGCCCACAATTCAGCCTTGTCAACTGCCTCATCCAGGCCACTCTGGGCACCACAAGAAACAGAGGCTCCCCTCAATCTCA CAATGGATATGGATTCTAACACAGACATCATATGCAAGCTATGCGGTGCCTGGTTTGAAACACGCAAAGGCCTCTCGAGTCACGCACGAGCCCACCTGCGTCACTTTGGTGTGGAATACTCTGAGTCCAAGGGGTCTCCCATCGACCTGCTGAACACACTCATCCTCACTGATGACTTCAAGCGCAGAGCTACCTCTTTCCGCTCTGATAGCCCGGAGGACCTGAGGGTCCATGGACACAGCGTGgctcctccctctccctccacaTCTACACCTACTTCTGTTTCCAAGAGGCCCTTCCTCCCCAACTCTGTCCTATTAAAGAACACATCATTAAAAAGTGGTGTTGGCTCCAAAGCTACCTCctcatcttcttcttcctccacccACACCTTGCTTAGTCCACCCACCAAGAAGCTGAAACCTTCACAGCAGGTCTTCCGTTTGAGTGGCAGGGAGCTGATGTCCATTCCTCAAG CTGAACCAATGAAAGATGTGTGTTGTGAGTTTTGCGGTGAGCTTTTTGAGAACCGCAAAGGCCTCTCCAGTCATGCCCGTTCCCACTTGCGTCAGCTGGGCATCACTGAATGGTCCGTGAATGGCTCGCCCATCGATACACTACGAGACCTCATAACTCGCCGAGGTTTGCCATGCGTCATGCCTCTGAAACCCTTGAAatcatcctcatcctctccAAGCCCAGGACCCCCTCGGACCTCACACCAGTATTCTTCCCCACCAGGAGGGGTCCATAGCCGACAGGCTTTCTCTTTCACTCAGCACCAGCCTGCCAAGATGGCAGTATCAGCACCTGTCACCAACACCTCTCCAACAGTGCTAATGGTTAAGCCTAAACCAGAACCTGAGCAGGTGGAGGTTACTGTGACTGGAGGGGGGCGTGAAGGTTATAGCTCTGAGTCACTGCATCCGAGCTGGATGAGCTCAGATAATGGGCATCCCATCAACCTGT TAATGACTCAGGAGAGGGAACCGTCCCGTGATATCCGTTGTGAGTTCTGTGGCGAGTATTTTGAGAACCGCAAAGGACTCTCCAGCCATGCCCGCTCACACTTACGCCATATGGGTATTACCGAGTGGTCCGTCAATGGCTCACCCATCGATACGCTGTGGGAGATTATGCGGAATCAGGGCACCACACCAGCATCTGTTGTGTTAGGTGTAAAAGAGGAACCAGGGCAAGAAAGCAGCTCACCCTGGGACAGTCAAGGGTATCAGTCATCCAGAGTCTCCCCAAAAGCACCCATTAACCTGCACCACTCCAGCTCACGCCTCCATAAGCGTGGATTTGGGCCCACAGGACTGTCAGCTACTCCTCCAGCAGGGAAGTTTCTTGGTATGAAACCCATTGGGAAGAGGTTGCTGGGAACTGAAGGACACCTTGGGCAAAGGTGCCCACCAGTCCAGTCAAAAACCTTCTCAACACCACCACAGGACTTCTCTTTTAAAGGAAGAATGTCCACAGACAAGTATGGGGTAGGCCGCATAG ATGCTAGCTGTGAGTTGTGCGGTTTTGCCTTTGAGAACCGGAAGGCTTTGGCCAGCCATGCTCGGGCTCATTTGCGACAGTTTGGTGTGACAGAATGGTCTGTGAACGGTTCACCCATTGAGACACTGAGTGCCTGGATGCGCAGCCGGCCACAAACAGTAGCTGAGCTCCACCGTAGCTACCTATCAGATGGGCATGTTGCCCAAAAGAAG AAGCAGTCATCAGCCCAGTGGGGGTCTCAAACACTGTCCCAGGGGAGGACCGTTGAACGGCAGTTCATGAGCAGTTCGTGGAGTTCATTATCACGGGCAGTAGAGGTAAAAAATCGAAATGGCACCTCTTTTCACCATGGCATCAGTACCCAGGATAGGGGACATCACTCAAGCAGTGCAACTCCACATGCGCAAGTGGCCCGGAGTGAACTTAATGTCCGGGTGACACGAG GCATTGAGCGACGACCCCTGAAACATCCATCACATGCTgatggaggggagagagaaagctgTCCTCCCAAACCACCTCGCACTAGTACTGTTCCTGCCCTTGTGCCAAAGCCCCCTTCCACTCCTCTGGTCAAACTTGTGGGTAAAATCTATTCCCTCAAGTGCCG GTTTTGCGATGTGGAGTTTCATGGCCCCCTGTCAGTGCAGGAGGACTGGATCAGGCACCTGCAGCAGCACATTTTGAAACTTGACTACAACAAGCCAGCTCCCACCGCAATTAACACTCCAGCCAAATCTGACATGGCTGTTCCTGAAAAGCAAGCCTCAGCTACTACCTccacttctattactactacagcTCCTACTCCCACCTCAGCCACGAGTCTTAACCCTACATCTACACCATGCCCACCAGTCTCTACTCCTACTCTTACACCCACTTCCACCCCAACCTTGACAGCTCCCACACTGGCCAGCCCTAGAATTCCAACCAAGGCTGAGCAGGAAGTTGATACTCCTGCCACATAA